One Deltaproteobacteria bacterium genomic region harbors:
- a CDS encoding response regulator: protein MIEYSLYIVDDEPTVREGIALALGGDYRVRAFSQAEPAIEALEGEPPDLVLLDIGLPGMSGIDALREIKSRHPGVLVIMITAYEDVDTVIRAMKLGAHDYVVKPIQMEGLEMTIKNALETIRLXXSRKDTSRNTSPASSPRATPSRT, encoded by the coding sequence ATGATCGAGTACTCCCTCTACATCGTCGACGACGAGCCGACGGTTCGTGAGGGGATCGCCCTGGCCCTCGGCGGCGACTACCGCGTCCGGGCATTTTCCCAGGCGGAACCCGCGATCGAGGCGCTGGAGGGGGAGCCGCCCGACCTGGTCCTCCTGGACATCGGCCTGCCGGGCATGAGCGGGATCGACGCCCTGCGGGAGATAAAGAGCCGGCACCCCGGCGTCCTGGTCATCATGATCACCGCCTACGAGGACGTGGACACGGTGATCAGGGCGATGAAGCTCGGCGCCCACGACTACGTGGTGAAACCCATCCAGATGGAGGGCCTGGAGATGACCATCAAAAACGCCCTGGAGACGATCCGTCTCAGNNCCTCCAGGAAAGATACCTCACGGAACACATCCCCTGCTTCATCGCCGAGAGCGACGCCATCCAGGACGTGA
- a CDS encoding PAS domain S-box protein: RRATEAMRESEERFRDLVANALTGILIVQGGQIVFRNPELARMLGHFDTPMKPSALKALHGGDDKQLLEMIERVESGTGKTIEQELRYHNPGKREGRPETGWLYCRASTIEYRGQRATLVNMMDITRAKELEMVMKDRVTSLGRVAAGIAHEIRNPLSGINVYLTTLRRIIDDCGAHDAAEGIISQVQAASNKIESVMRRALDFSKPGETRFALTDVNALVDEVLTLSLVSLRSSGVQVERELSPDLPPCYTDPHQFEQVLLNLISNAAEALRDQEEPRKVKVATRAENNTILLTVSDSGPGIPDELVDRIFEPFFSTKAENSGLGLSISNRIITDHGGRIDITESEWGGAKFALVIPVERRKRPR, encoded by the coding sequence TCGTCTTCAGGAACCCCGAACTGGCCAGGATGCTCGGCCATTTCGATACGCCGATGAAGCCGTCGGCGCTCAAAGCGCTGCACGGCGGGGACGACAAGCAGCTCCTCGAGATGATCGAACGGGTGGAGTCGGGGACCGGGAAAACAATCGAGCAGGAACTGAGATACCACAACCCGGGAAAAAGGGAGGGGAGGCCCGAAACGGGGTGGCTCTACTGCCGGGCGAGCACGATAGAGTACCGGGGGCAGAGGGCGACGCTCGTCAACATGATGGACATCACCCGCGCGAAGGAGCTGGAGATGGTGATGAAGGACAGGGTGACGTCCCTGGGCCGCGTTGCCGCCGGCATCGCCCACGAGATCAGAAACCCCCTCTCGGGGATCAACGTGTACCTCACCACCCTGAGGAGGATCATCGACGACTGCGGGGCACACGACGCGGCCGAGGGGATCATCTCGCAGGTCCAGGCTGCATCGAACAAGATCGAGTCGGTGATGCGCAGGGCCCTTGACTTCTCCAAGCCCGGGGAAACCCGGTTTGCCCTGACCGACGTGAACGCCCTCGTCGACGAAGTGCTGACCCTCTCCTTAGTCTCGCTTCGAAGCAGCGGGGTCCAGGTGGAGCGGGAGCTTTCCCCCGACCTTCCTCCGTGCTACACGGACCCGCACCAATTCGAGCAGGTCCTCCTGAACCTTATCTCCAACGCGGCCGAGGCCCTGAGAGACCAGGAGGAGCCCCGGAAGGTGAAGGTCGCCACCCGGGCGGAAAACAACACGATCCTTCTCACCGTGTCGGACTCGGGTCCGGGCATCCCGGATGAGCTCGTGGACAGGATATTCGAGCCCTTCTTCTCCACGAAAGCCGAGAACTCGGGGCTGGGCCTCAGCATCAGCAACAGGATCATCACCGACCACGGCGGCCGCATCGACATTACCGAGAGCGAATGGGGCGGGGCAAAGTTCGCCCTTGTCATACCCGTGGAGAGGAGGAAGAGGCCGAGATGA